One Gemella haemolysans ATCC 10379 DNA segment encodes these proteins:
- the polA gene encoding DNA polymerase I has translation MDKIILIDGNSLSYRAFYAMPALKNKKGLYTNSVYGFTLMLEKILADTNPKYALVAFDKGKQTFRHQSYEAYKGTRDKTPSELVEQFGYVRELLDSYGIKYEEHFDYEADDIIGSYAKIAEKEGLEVIIVTGDKDLTQLASENITIYYTKRGVTDIDYYTPEFIAEKYGLTPGQIVDMKGLMGDKSDNIPGIAGVGEKTAIKLLTEYKTVENVLENIDNISGKKLKERLTEGREDALLSKKLATIYTEVPVDNKLEDLTYSENVELKRELFEKLEFVSFLKKLSQETSTEEVDMTAEKTVAPKKEVSIVLADKNTKIDFTDSTLHVECYTEDYHNSDVVGIVVYKEGTAYIFSEEQFFTNEFVVDYLQSEISKTVYDFKKILFIAKRNGVDINGEVFDVKIVSYLLDVNAKTEIDKIVFNYLGKIMSSDEEIYGKGAKRTLPAQEVINPYIAEIAESIALIKPLMEEKLAEENMTDLYKDIEIKVAKVLANMEYEGIHVSKKALEEMSAEFDERIKTLEASIYTLAGSEFNIASPKQLGVVLFEDLGLPPIKKTKTGYSTAVEVLEQLQHSHEIIPLIMEYRTITKLNSTYAKGLVKDITREGKIHTRYEQTLAQTGRLSSVNPNLQNIPTRIEEGKKIRKAFVPASDDRVILSIDYSQIELRVLAHIAQDKGMIDAFKHDVDIHTKTASDVNGVSLDEVTSSMRREAKAVNFGIVYGISDFGLSNNLGITRKRAKEFIDKYLETFKGVDKYMTDIVDFAREHGYVETLFNRRRALPDINAKNKIVANLNARIAMNSPIQGTAADIIKIAMVNVFEYLEKTNVDAKLLLQVHDELIFDVNKDIEEEFTKEMIKIMEEAANLDVQLKAEASSGASWYDAK, from the coding sequence ATGGATAAGATAATATTAATAGATGGTAATAGTTTGAGTTATCGTGCTTTTTACGCTATGCCAGCTTTAAAAAATAAAAAAGGACTTTATACAAATAGTGTATATGGTTTTACATTGATGCTAGAAAAAATATTGGCAGACACTAATCCAAAGTATGCGTTAGTTGCCTTTGATAAGGGGAAACAAACGTTTAGACATCAAAGTTATGAAGCATACAAAGGTACTAGGGATAAAACTCCTAGTGAGTTAGTAGAACAATTCGGATATGTTAGAGAGCTTCTTGATTCATATGGAATAAAGTATGAAGAACATTTTGATTATGAAGCGGATGATATTATTGGAAGTTATGCTAAAATCGCTGAAAAAGAAGGTTTAGAAGTAATAATAGTGACTGGAGATAAAGATTTAACTCAACTAGCTAGTGAAAATATAACAATTTACTATACTAAGCGTGGTGTTACAGATATAGATTATTATACGCCTGAGTTTATTGCTGAAAAATATGGATTAACTCCGGGACAAATCGTTGACATGAAAGGTCTTATGGGGGACAAGAGTGATAATATCCCAGGAATTGCAGGAGTTGGTGAAAAAACTGCGATAAAATTATTGACTGAATATAAAACTGTAGAAAATGTACTAGAAAATATTGATAATATTAGTGGTAAAAAACTAAAAGAGCGACTAACAGAAGGTCGAGAAGATGCTCTATTAAGTAAAAAACTAGCAACTATTTATACTGAAGTTCCAGTTGATAATAAGTTAGAAGATTTAACATATAGTGAGAATGTAGAACTAAAAAGAGAGTTATTTGAAAAACTTGAATTTGTTTCATTTTTAAAAAAATTATCTCAAGAAACTTCTACTGAAGAGGTGGACATGACTGCTGAAAAGACAGTTGCTCCTAAAAAGGAAGTTAGTATTGTTTTAGCAGATAAAAATACGAAAATAGATTTTACCGACAGTACTTTACATGTTGAGTGTTATACGGAAGATTATCATAATTCAGATGTAGTTGGAATAGTAGTCTATAAAGAAGGAACTGCTTATATTTTTAGTGAAGAACAATTTTTCACTAATGAGTTTGTAGTAGATTATCTTCAAAGTGAAATTTCTAAAACTGTTTATGATTTTAAAAAGATTTTATTTATAGCGAAGAGAAACGGCGTAGATATTAATGGAGAAGTTTTCGATGTGAAAATTGTATCTTATCTTCTTGATGTTAATGCCAAAACTGAAATTGATAAAATAGTCTTTAACTATCTTGGAAAAATAATGAGTAGTGATGAAGAAATATATGGTAAGGGGGCAAAACGAACTTTACCGGCTCAAGAAGTTATTAATCCGTATATAGCTGAAATTGCAGAGAGTATTGCATTGATAAAACCATTGATGGAAGAAAAACTTGCAGAAGAAAATATGACGGACTTGTATAAAGATATAGAGATTAAAGTGGCTAAAGTATTAGCTAATATGGAATATGAAGGAATACATGTTAGTAAAAAAGCACTTGAAGAAATGAGTGCTGAGTTTGATGAAAGAATTAAAACTTTAGAAGCTAGCATATATACTTTAGCTGGTTCTGAATTCAATATAGCTTCACCTAAGCAGCTAGGAGTAGTATTATTTGAGGATCTAGGACTACCACCGATTAAGAAAACAAAAACTGGTTATTCTACAGCCGTAGAGGTACTAGAACAACTACAACATAGTCATGAAATTATTCCGTTAATTATGGAGTATAGAACAATTACAAAATTAAATTCAACTTATGCAAAAGGGTTAGTAAAAGATATTACTCGTGAAGGGAAAATCCATACACGTTATGAGCAAACATTAGCTCAAACAGGACGCTTATCGTCAGTGAATCCAAATCTTCAAAATATACCAACGAGAATTGAAGAAGGGAAAAAAATCAGAAAAGCATTTGTTCCAGCCTCTGATGATAGAGTAATCTTATCTATTGACTATTCGCAAATAGAGCTTAGAGTATTAGCTCATATCGCACAAGACAAAGGAATGATAGATGCCTTTAAACATGATGTAGATATTCATACTAAAACAGCTAGTGATGTTAACGGAGTTAGCCTTGATGAGGTGACATCTTCAATGCGTCGAGAAGCTAAAGCTGTTAACTTTGGTATTGTTTATGGGATTTCTGATTTTGGTCTATCTAACAACCTTGGAATTACTAGAAAACGTGCGAAAGAATTTATTGACAAATATTTAGAAACATTCAAAGGTGTTGATAAGTATATGACTGATATCGTAGATTTTGCAAGAGAACACGGTTATGTAGAAACTTTATTCAATAGAAGAAGAGCATTACCAGATATTAATGCGAAGAATAAAATTGTAGCTAATCTAAATGCGCGTATTGCGATGAATTCACCAATTCAAGGAACTGCTGCGGATATTATAAAAATAGCTATGGTTAATGTATTTGAATATTTAGAAAAAACAAATGTAGATGCAAAATTATTATTACAAGTACATGATGAATTAATATTTGATGTAAATAAAGATATAGAAGAAGAGTTTACAAAAGAAATGATTAAAATTATGGAAGAAGCGGCTAATTTAGATGTTCAACTGAAAGCTGAAGCTAGTAGTGGAGCGTCATGGTATGATGCTAAATAA
- a CDS encoding Glu/Leu/Phe/Val family dehydrogenase, with protein MNNNPLVNAREQIKGACEVLGYKEEVYESLKDPQRFIEISIPVRMDNGEVKYFKGFRSQHNDAIGPTKGGLRFHPLVTADEVKALSIWMTFKCAVANLPYGGGKGGIIVDPKDLSKGELERLSRGYIRGLYKYLGEKQDVPAPDVNTNGQIMSWMIDEFNVLTGEQGIGTLTGKPLELGGSLGRTQATGYGVALAAKLALEKLGKSTAGAKFAVQGFGNVGSYTVDTAVKFGATVVAVTERDDDGVQYAVYREEGLSYAELQECKDNRVRFHTLPNTKRLTLDEFWALDVDVVCPCALENAIDEKEANLIRAAVVSEGANGPATLAGDKTLQERGVVVIPDILANSGGVTVSYFEWVQNLQGYYWTEEEVVEKQARVMTKAFNDIWEVKERFAIPMRKAAYVNSIEKIVKNMKLKGKLS; from the coding sequence ATGAATAACAATCCATTAGTTAACGCAAGAGAGCAAATTAAAGGTGCTTGTGAAGTTTTAGGTTATAAAGAAGAAGTGTATGAATCTTTAAAAGATCCGCAAAGATTTATTGAGATTTCTATTCCTGTTAGAATGGATAATGGTGAGGTGAAATACTTCAAAGGGTTCCGTTCTCAGCATAATGATGCAATCGGTCCTACAAAAGGTGGATTAAGATTTCATCCACTTGTAACAGCTGATGAAGTTAAGGCATTATCAATTTGGATGACATTTAAATGTGCTGTTGCTAATCTACCATATGGTGGAGGTAAAGGTGGTATTATCGTAGATCCAAAAGACTTATCAAAAGGTGAATTAGAAAGATTATCACGTGGATATATTCGTGGGTTATATAAATATCTAGGTGAGAAACAAGATGTTCCTGCACCAGATGTTAATACTAATGGACAAATCATGTCTTGGATGATTGATGAGTTTAATGTTCTTACTGGAGAACAAGGTATAGGAACGCTAACTGGGAAACCATTAGAATTAGGTGGTTCTTTAGGTAGAACTCAAGCGACTGGATACGGTGTGGCACTTGCTGCAAAATTAGCACTAGAGAAATTAGGTAAATCTACAGCAGGAGCGAAATTTGCTGTCCAAGGTTTTGGAAATGTAGGTAGTTATACTGTTGATACAGCTGTGAAGTTTGGTGCTACTGTGGTTGCTGTAACTGAGCGTGATGATGATGGTGTTCAATATGCTGTTTATCGTGAAGAAGGATTATCATATGCAGAACTGCAAGAATGTAAAGATAATAGAGTTAGATTCCACACATTACCAAACACAAAACGCTTAACTCTAGATGAATTTTGGGCTTTAGATGTAGATGTAGTGTGCCCTTGTGCATTAGAGAATGCTATTGATGAAAAAGAAGCTAATTTAATAAGAGCTGCTGTTGTTTCTGAAGGTGCTAATGGACCAGCAACTTTAGCTGGAGATAAAACTCTACAAGAAAGAGGAGTTGTGGTTATTCCTGATATTCTTGCGAATAGTGGTGGTGTTACTGTATCTTACTTTGAATGGGTACAAAACTTACAAGGTTACTACTGGACAGAAGAAGAAGTTGTAGAAAAACAAGCAAGAGTTATGACAAAAGCATTTAATGATATTTGGGAAGTGAAAGAAAGATTTGCTATTCCTATGAGAAAAGCAGCTTATGTAAACTCTATTGAAAAAATTGTTAAAAACATGAAGCTAAAAGGTAAATTAAGCTAA
- a CDS encoding rhodanese-like domain-containing protein gives MNILVVIGIILLIILLGLYAFWLKLLKGKPGRIAGAEVEKKTFDEAIVVDVRWRKEYARGHAINAVNLPIKLFKNNSDVLDDYKDKDIILYCVVDVTSRNTEKLLRERGFTKLHIGDGVKQYDYGKAIYSNVLLSEFKYRISVSKNKQFLNLGSEILSDEEIKVSPNEIDSILDKLNKDSEIFVYSDKPEESKEVCKKLGLDGYTIFNLIEPFNTAKYRNAFYNKNDYIETQVDQEASSCG, from the coding sequence ATGAACATATTAGTAGTTATTGGTATAATACTGTTAATTATATTACTAGGTCTTTATGCATTCTGGCTTAAATTGTTAAAAGGTAAGCCAGGACGAATTGCTGGGGCAGAAGTAGAGAAAAAAACTTTCGATGAAGCAATTGTTGTAGATGTTCGTTGGAGAAAAGAGTATGCAAGAGGGCATGCGATAAATGCGGTAAACTTACCTATTAAACTTTTTAAAAATAATAGTGATGTGCTAGATGATTATAAAGATAAAGATATAATTTTATATTGTGTAGTCGATGTAACATCACGTAATACTGAAAAATTATTAAGAGAGCGTGGATTCACGAAACTTCATATTGGAGATGGGGTTAAACAATATGACTATGGTAAAGCAATATACAGCAATGTATTATTATCTGAATTCAAGTACCGTATCTCAGTAAGTAAAAATAAGCAGTTTTTAAACTTAGGTAGTGAAATTTTAAGTGATGAAGAAATCAAAGTTTCACCTAATGAAATAGACAGTATTTTAGATAAGTTAAATAAAGATTCAGAAATTTTTGTTTATAGTGATAAACCTGAAGAAAGTAAAGAAGTATGCAAAAAACTTGGTTTAGATGGTTACACAATTTTTAATTTAATTGAACCATTCAATACTGCTAAATATAGAAATGCATTCTATAATAAAAATGATTATATAGAAACACAAGTTGATCAAGAAGCATCATCTTGTGGTTGA
- a CDS encoding alpha/beta fold hydrolase, with amino-acid sequence MKIFFNHYSILRYFRLVKLVNITIQNIGIFPLRMIVYKMNENVKSRCTMENFQKFWTEKLKLIKTIHPQYTLKKTSFSKFDNIEFYDLSFFSCDNSNIYAKYIKNIQYRKLYPNKDIPVLFYFHGYPASSRNWLEKSSFASLGYDVVAIDFRNQGGKSKDSGSSAPSVFGHLTVGLDENIEDMIFYKNILDTLILTKIVSSFEDVNEKELVSFGASQGGAFSIIFSALNKNVTKCISLYPFLADFQNNYEKDNRKNAYSEFTHHARWFNTRGQNTDTFLNNLFYLDTLNFAKLLKCNVLFGISNLDEDCPKETQEKIYYNIKSQKKLCLYKKYYHENIPNFNNEIVNFLLKEK; translated from the coding sequence ATGAAAATTTTTTTCAATCATTATAGTATCCTTCGATATTTTAGATTAGTAAAACTAGTAAATATTACAATTCAAAATATTGGAATTTTTCCATTACGGATGATAGTATATAAAATGAATGAAAACGTTAAATCGAGGTGCACCATGGAAAATTTTCAAAAATTTTGGACAGAAAAACTTAAATTAATCAAAACTATTCACCCCCAATACACCCTAAAGAAAACTTCATTTTCTAAATTTGATAATATAGAATTTTATGATCTATCCTTCTTTAGCTGTGACAATTCTAATATTTATGCAAAATACATAAAAAACATACAGTATAGAAAATTATATCCGAACAAAGATATACCAGTGCTTTTTTATTTTCATGGATACCCTGCATCTAGTAGAAATTGGCTTGAAAAATCATCATTTGCTTCATTAGGATATGATGTCGTTGCTATAGATTTTAGAAACCAAGGCGGTAAAAGTAAAGATTCAGGCAGTTCCGCACCCTCAGTTTTTGGACATCTAACAGTAGGTCTTGATGAAAATATAGAAGATATGATTTTTTATAAAAATATTCTAGACACTCTTATTTTAACTAAAATCGTATCTTCTTTCGAAGACGTCAATGAAAAAGAGCTTGTTAGTTTTGGGGCATCCCAAGGAGGAGCATTTTCTATAATATTTTCAGCACTAAACAAAAATGTAACGAAATGTATAAGTCTATATCCATTCTTGGCAGATTTCCAAAATAATTACGAAAAAGATAACAGAAAAAATGCATACTCAGAATTCACTCATCATGCAAGGTGGTTTAATACAAGAGGACAAAATACCGATACTTTCTTAAATAATCTATTCTACCTTGATACATTAAATTTCGCTAAACTTTTAAAGTGTAACGTGTTATTCGGCATTTCAAATCTAGACGAAGATTGTCCTAAAGAAACCCAAGAAAAAATATATTATAATATCAAAAGTCAGAAAAAATTATGCTTATATAAAAAGTATTATCACGAAAATATTCCAAACTTCAATAATGAAATAGTGAACTTTTTGTTAAAAGAAAAATAG
- a CDS encoding acetylxylan esterase — MKLDKYRNFNYEEILLNIPHPFVQYKKIKFSAVDNSKIVLDLTIPKSKIKGVIIDSPEFKVKNKDYLNLAKYSMLGYIIVSLHIRGQAGNSENKTPCSHFPFVDCNYEKPYYNLVFQDSLDTIHLVEKLFPNKDIIATGLGQGAAISIVCASYYDSIKELFILDCSLCDIVNTYNNNKKYPFFKNIYKFESDFSDKIDHLYSTLNSIDVLNFSNSIRQKVHYGLSYLDPKTPIKTQLKLLDTLQDVEIQHYKFLDYKKIFQHHFDDYILEILANK; from the coding sequence ATGAAATTAGATAAATATAGAAATTTTAACTACGAAGAAATATTATTAAATATACCACACCCCTTTGTTCAATATAAAAAAATAAAATTTTCAGCAGTTGATAATTCAAAAATAGTTCTTGATCTAACTATCCCTAAATCTAAAATTAAAGGGGTTATTATTGATTCCCCTGAATTTAAAGTAAAAAACAAAGACTACTTAAATTTAGCTAAATACAGTATGCTTGGTTACATAATAGTTTCTTTACACATCAGAGGTCAAGCTGGAAACAGTGAAAATAAAACCCCTTGTTCTCATTTCCCATTCGTTGATTGCAATTACGAAAAACCTTATTATAACTTAGTATTTCAAGATAGCTTAGATACCATTCACCTTGTTGAAAAATTATTTCCAAATAAAGACATAATTGCAACCGGCCTAGGTCAAGGGGCTGCTATTAGCATAGTTTGTGCTAGTTATTACGATTCCATAAAAGAACTATTCATCTTAGACTGTTCGCTTTGTGATATTGTAAATACCTATAACAATAATAAAAAATATCCTTTTTTCAAGAATATTTATAAGTTTGAAAGTGATTTTTCTGATAAGATAGATCATCTATATTCTACACTAAATTCAATAGATGTACTAAATTTCAGTAATTCTATAAGACAAAAAGTACATTATGGACTTTCATACCTAGATCCTAAAACTCCAATTAAAACTCAGCTAAAACTTTTAGATACTCTACAAGATGTAGAAATTCAACATTATAAATTTTTGGACTATAAAAAAATATTCCAGCATCATTTTGATGATTATATACTGGAGATACTTGCTAATAAGTAG
- a CDS encoding glycosyltransferase family 4 protein, with the protein MKILHVLAQLPIKTGSGVYFTNVIEGLKKFDVEQAAVYATTPEYDFNFLDEKFEVEFQGKDISFPIVGMSDIMPYENTLYKNMTVEMLETWQSAFRKKLEIAKKEFKPDVVITHHLWILSSIVCDVFKGEKVIGVCHNTDIRQAEKNPAMKDKYVKSLVKLDKILALSGGAIEGISNIYSYPEDKIVNIGAGYNEKIFYPVEKYEKQSIVKILYAGKFDESKGFYELIKAFRLLEKKDNNVELELIGNLKEEDRPRVEALVGDSKKIKIYNAVDQAHLGEIMRHKDIFILPSYFEGLGLIAVEALGSGLRVVATEIEGLIEFLGDKINNSEIIEYIAMPTIYDTDKAVEEEKPAFVNRIVGALELMIERTREQREIPAKLLEEIEHHSWKRKIEIIYKLL; encoded by the coding sequence ATGAAAATTCTACACGTTTTAGCACAATTGCCTATTAAGACAGGAAGTGGTGTATATTTTACTAATGTGATTGAGGGATTAAAGAAGTTTGATGTTGAACAAGCTGCGGTTTATGCAACAACGCCGGAATATGATTTTAATTTCTTAGACGAAAAGTTTGAAGTTGAGTTTCAAGGTAAGGATATTAGTTTTCCTATCGTAGGGATGAGCGATATTATGCCTTATGAAAATACTCTGTACAAAAATATGACTGTTGAGATGTTGGAAACTTGGCAAAGTGCATTCCGTAAAAAATTAGAAATAGCTAAAAAAGAATTTAAGCCAGACGTTGTAATCACACATCACTTATGGATTTTAAGTTCTATAGTTTGCGATGTGTTTAAAGGTGAAAAAGTAATTGGGGTTTGTCATAATACGGATATAAGACAAGCTGAAAAGAACCCAGCAATGAAAGATAAGTATGTTAAAAGCCTTGTTAAGTTAGATAAGATATTAGCATTAAGCGGTGGTGCAATAGAAGGGATTTCTAATATCTATAGCTACCCTGAGGATAAAATTGTAAATATTGGTGCTGGATATAATGAGAAGATTTTTTATCCTGTTGAAAAATATGAAAAACAAAGTATTGTAAAAATTTTATATGCAGGAAAATTTGATGAATCAAAAGGTTTTTATGAGTTGATAAAGGCCTTTAGATTATTAGAGAAAAAAGACAATAACGTAGAATTAGAATTAATAGGGAATTTGAAAGAAGAGGATAGACCTAGGGTCGAAGCTTTAGTTGGTGATTCTAAGAAAATAAAAATTTATAATGCCGTAGATCAAGCGCATTTAGGGGAAATAATGAGGCATAAAGATATTTTTATACTACCATCTTATTTTGAGGGGTTAGGTCTTATAGCGGTTGAAGCTTTAGGAAGTGGATTAAGAGTAGTTGCTACTGAGATAGAAGGGCTTATAGAATTTCTTGGAGACAAAATAAATAATTCTGAGATAATAGAATATATAGCAATGCCAACTATTTATGACACTGATAAGGCTGTTGAAGAAGAAAAACCAGCATTTGTAAATAGAATAGTAGGTGCTTTAGAACTTATGATAGAAAGAACAAGAGAACAACGTGAGATTCCTGCTAAGTTACTAGAAGAAATTGAACACCACTCTTGGAAGAGAAAAATAGAAATTATTTACAAATTATTGTAA
- a CDS encoding ClC family H(+)/Cl(-) exchange transporter, with product MKISKINKIENKNFKLETSLLFDGILVGLFAGIVGASYRLLIGYSEKLVHYTAEFIKNGFIYKIFLLGALILLALFSGFLLKREPMASGSGIPQVSAEITGRLNPNPLRILIYKITGGLTASLGGLSLGREGPSIQLGAMSGKLVSRILKKDIIKEKYFITCGASAGLSIAFGAPLAGVLFSIEEVHKQITKKIIICCFSAAVVANIVGQYIFGLTAIFKFPDIPYVEVSIYPWVALLGILLGIFGTFYNITIKILFRIYEFLKLNIVFRPQIAFLISFVLFIFYPIVLGSGHNLVEFLIENKFSFMFLLTLYFIKTLFSLISFTSGVAGGIFLPILIQGAILGTLFSNFFDAKYTALFVILSMSGYLTAIVRSPITSIILLFEMTQKLNYFLPIALCCLFAYMTANILGTKPVYEYLLDRILTSNKLEDNEVEMEVEILTTISNDSFLVGRSIREIEWTKNTLISQIERSGREIVPKGTTVLEANDKLTVIMPKESVDAFLEKFSK from the coding sequence ATGAAAATTTCCAAAATCAATAAAATAGAAAATAAGAATTTTAAACTTGAAACATCGTTACTTTTTGATGGAATTTTGGTTGGATTATTTGCTGGAATTGTCGGTGCTAGCTACAGATTACTTATAGGTTATAGTGAGAAACTAGTTCACTATACTGCAGAATTTATAAAAAATGGTTTCATATATAAGATATTCCTCTTAGGGGCGCTAATATTACTAGCCTTATTTTCTGGTTTCTTACTAAAACGAGAACCTATGGCTAGTGGAAGTGGAATTCCACAAGTATCTGCTGAAATTACGGGTCGATTAAATCCTAACCCATTACGCATACTTATTTATAAAATTACAGGTGGTTTAACAGCAAGTTTAGGTGGCTTATCTCTTGGACGCGAAGGTCCTTCTATTCAACTCGGTGCTATGAGTGGAAAACTTGTATCGAGAATTCTAAAAAAGGATATCATTAAAGAAAAATATTTTATTACTTGTGGTGCTAGTGCTGGACTCTCAATTGCTTTTGGCGCTCCATTGGCAGGGGTCTTATTTTCAATAGAAGAAGTTCACAAGCAAATCACAAAAAAAATCATTATTTGCTGTTTTAGTGCTGCTGTCGTAGCTAATATAGTTGGTCAATACATCTTTGGACTTACAGCTATCTTTAAATTCCCAGATATACCTTATGTGGAAGTTAGTATATATCCTTGGGTTGCCTTACTAGGAATATTATTGGGAATATTTGGAACATTTTATAATATTACTATAAAAATACTATTTAGAATTTATGAATTCTTGAAACTAAATATAGTATTTAGACCTCAGATAGCTTTTCTCATTTCATTTGTACTTTTTATTTTCTATCCTATAGTACTTGGAAGTGGGCATAATTTAGTAGAATTTTTAATTGAGAATAAATTTAGTTTTATGTTTTTATTAACATTATATTTTATAAAAACTTTATTCTCTCTTATATCATTTACTTCAGGAGTTGCAGGCGGTATATTCCTACCTATTTTAATTCAAGGTGCAATACTTGGGACATTATTTAGCAACTTCTTTGATGCAAAATACACAGCCTTATTCGTAATATTATCAATGTCTGGATACCTAACAGCAATTGTCAGAAGTCCTATTACTTCAATAATATTACTATTTGAAATGACACAAAAACTTAACTATTTCCTTCCTATAGCACTATGTTGCCTATTCGCTTATATGACTGCGAATATACTAGGAACAAAACCTGTTTATGAATATTTATTAGATCGCATACTAACTAGCAATAAACTAGAAGATAATGAAGTTGAAATGGAGGTAGAAATCCTCACAACAATATCAAACGATAGTTTCTTAGTTGGAAGATCTATCAGAGAAATAGAGTGGACAAAAAACACACTTATCTCTCAGATTGAACGCTCTGGACGTGAAATAGTACCAAAAGGAACAACAGTTTTAGAAGCTAACGACAAACTTACTGTAATAATGCCAAAAGAAA